ACCGAGGGCTCGTTCCTCAAGGCCGTGGACCTCAAGGCGGCGCTCTCCGGCGACGGCAACCCGATCCACAAGGTGAAGTACGACAAGTACGTCGGCCCCGTGCACGACGTCGACCAGGACGAGAACGGCGTCGTCTGGATGACCGGCAACGAGGGCGGCGCGGCGTACGCCATCCGCCCGATGACCAAGGGTGTCTCCAAGGCGGTCCGGGCCAAGACTGCCAAGGCGTCACCGACCCGCCCGGTGAACATCAGCAACATGTTCATCAAGGGCGTGAACACAGGCAAGGGCAAGGACGTCAACGACTTCATCCTGCACAACTCCAAGCGCCCCACGAAGGCCGTCTACAAGCAGACCAAGGGCAAGCCGGCCATCGCGAAGGGCGGCGTCTTCCTCACCACCGAGGAGGACTACTTCGGCGACATCGACGGCCAGTGCGGCGGCGCGGGGCGCTTCCACACGTGGGACGCGACCGGCTCCGTCGAGAACGGCACGCCGCTGCGCAAGCTCGACACGTTCACCCTCTCCGAGGGCACGCTGGACCCGGTCAAGGGCGACCGTCAGGTCGGCACCGTGTTCTGCGGCGCGCACTGGTTCACCGTCCGCGACAACATCGTGGCGATCGGCATGTACGGCGCCGGCACCCGCTTCCTCGACGTCTCGAACCCGCGCGACATCAAGCAGGTCGGCTTCTGGTTCGCGCCCGACCAGCAGACGTGGGCGGCGTACTGGGTGCCCGGCTCGAAGGGCATCGTCTACACGGCCGACGTCGAGCGCGGCATCGACATCCTCCGCTGGACCAAGCCGAAGGCCGGCGCGCCGGTCGCCAAGGCGCCGTTCCCGGTGCGGACCAAGAACCCCGCGCTGCGCTTCGACGTGAAGCCGCGCTCGGAGTCCGCGCTCGGCTACGCCTGCCTCGTCGCCACCCCGCGCAAGCGCGGCTAGCCCGCTCGCATAGGCTGGGCGGCGTGAGCGTCGTCAAGATCAACGTCCTGTCCGTGCCCGCCGAGATGCGCGAGACGCTGGAGCAGCGGTTCGCCGCGCGCGCCGGCGCGGTCGAGTCCAGCGACGGCTTCGAGTGGTTCGAGCTGCTGCGCCCCGCCGAGGGGACCGACCGCTATCTCGTCTACACGCGCTGGCGCGACGAGGAGTCGTTCCAGGGGTGGATGGCCGGCATGGCCGGCGCCGCGCACGGCGAGCGCCCCGCGGGCCAGGGCCCGGCGGCGAGCGGGTCGGAGCTGTGGAGCTTCGAGGTGGTCCAGTCGACGGGCCCCAAGTCCTGACCGGTCTCCCCACGGACCTGAGCCCGGGCCTCGTCGCGGCGGTCGCGGCCGAGACGCGTGTCGCGCTGGAGCCGTTCCTGGACGCTGACTGGTCGGTGCCCGCGCGCGGGCTGGACTGGTCCTGCGCGAGGACCGCCGTGCACCTGGCGGACAGCCAGTTCGCGCACGCGGCGCGCATCGTGGCGCGGCCGACGGAGTGGTTCGTTCCGGCGACCGTCGTCGTGGACGAGCCTGGCGACCCGCGGCAGCTGCTCCAGGTGTTCGGGGCGTGCGCCGGGCTGCTCGTCGCCGCGGCGACGGGCGCGGATCCGTCCTCGCGGGCGTACCATCCGTGGGGCGCCTCCGACCCGGCCGGGTCGATGGCGATGGGCGCCGCCGAGGGGCTGCTGCACACGTGGGACGTCGTCGGCGGCCTCGGCGGCGACTGGCGGCCGCCGGACGATCTGTGCCGGCCGGCCATCGAACGCCTCTTCCCCGACGCGCCGACCGACGTCGGCGCCGCGGATGCGCTGCTGTGGTGCACCGGACGGGTGGCGCTGCCCGGGCACCCACGGCGCACGGAGTGGCGCTGGTACGGCGAGCCGCGCTGAGCGCTAGCTGCGCAGGTACGACGCGCCGTTGACGTCGACGATCGTCCCCGTCGCGAACGCCGCCTCCGGCGAGGCCAGGAACAGCACGGCGTACGCCACCTCCTCCGGCCGCGCGACGCGGCCTAGCGGCGACTGCTCGCGCAGCGCGGCGCCGGACTCGCCTTCGAGGTACGGCTTCGCCATGTCGGTCTCGACGAAGCCCGGCGCCACCGTGCCCACGCTGATGCCGTGCGGCGCGAGGGCCTGGGCGAGCGACTGGCCGAGTGCGTTGAGCCCGGCCTTGCTGGCGGCGTACGCCGGGTGGCCGGGCTCGCCGCGGAACGCGCCGCGCGACGACACGTTGACGATCGCGCCGCCGCCGCGGGCGCGCAGGTGGGGGACGGCGGCCCAGCAGGCGTTGGCGGCGCCGAGCAGGTTGGTGCCGAGCGTCATCGCCCACGCGTCCTGCCAGGCGTCGTACGTCACGTCGGCGATGCGGTGCTCGACGTAGACGCCGGCGTTGTTGACGAGCACGTCGAGCCCGCCGAGGCCGTCGGCCGCGCTGTCGACCATCGCGCGGACGGCCTGGGGGTCGGCGAGGTCGGCCTGGACGGCGAGGTGCCCACTGCCGGCGAGCGCGGAGAGCGTGCCCGCGGCCGCCTCGGCGCCGGAGTTGTAGTGCACGGCGACCCGCGCGCCGGCCGCGGCGAACGCCACCGCCACCGCCCTGCCGATCCCGCGCGACGCGCCCGTGACGAGCACGGCCTTGCCTTCGAAGCGCACTAGGACAGCCACCCCAGCAGCACGCGCATCGTCTCCGCCGGCTGCTCGGCGGCGGGGGAGTGGACGGCGCCGGGGATCAGCGCGAACGGCGCCCCGAGCCGCTCGGCCATCTCGCGCTGCAGCTCGGGCGGCCAGGCGTCGTCGTGCTCTCCGGCCATCACGTAGACAGGGACGCCGGTCGCGCGCAGCGCCTCGACGCGGTCGGGCTCGGTCTGGACCTCGTTGCCCATGACCCGCAGGCCGGTGACGCTCGACGCCAGCCAGCGGCGGCGGAGGAACGCCACCAGCTCGTCGTGCGGGCGTACCCGCGAGCCGGCCAGCACCGCCTCGAACACGTGCTCCATGCCGTGGCTGTCGAGCAGCGGCTCCAGCGCGCGCATGCCCTCGACGCGCGGTCCGGACAGGCCCGCAGGGCCCGAGTCCATGAGCACGAGCGAGCGGAACGCCTCGGGCGCCGCGATGGCGGCCGCGCGCGCGACCAGCCCGCCGAACGAGTGCGCCACGACGTGGTGCGGCCCGTCGCCGAGCGCGGCGAGGAACGCCACCAGCTCGGCGCCCAGTGCGTCCACGGTGTACGCCGCGGGGTCGTCGGGCCCGACGGACTCGAACTGCCCCCGCTGGTCGAGCGAGACGTACCGGAAGCCGGCCTCGGCGACCGGCGCGGCGAGGAGGGCGAAGTCCTCCTTGCTGCCGGTGTAGCCAGGGACGAACACGACAGTCGCCGCCGGCTCGGGCGGC
The sequence above is a segment of the Frankiaceae bacterium genome. Coding sequences within it:
- a CDS encoding antibiotic biosynthesis monooxygenase, whose product is MSVVKINVLSVPAEMRETLEQRFAARAGAVESSDGFEWFELLRPAEGTDRYLVYTRWRDEESFQGWMAGMAGAAHGERPAGQGPAASGSELWSFEVVQSTGPKS
- a CDS encoding DinB family protein — translated: MELRGGPVDGPQVLTGLPTDLSPGLVAAVAAETRVALEPFLDADWSVPARGLDWSCARTAVHLADSQFAHAARIVARPTEWFVPATVVVDEPGDPRQLLQVFGACAGLLVAAATGADPSSRAYHPWGASDPAGSMAMGAAEGLLHTWDVVGGLGGDWRPPDDLCRPAIERLFPDAPTDVGAADALLWCTGRVALPGHPRRTEWRWYGEPR
- a CDS encoding SDR family NAD(P)-dependent oxidoreductase encodes the protein MRFEGKAVLVTGASRGIGRAVAVAFAAAGARVAVHYNSGAEAAAGTLSALAGSGHLAVQADLADPQAVRAMVDSAADGLGGLDVLVNNAGVYVEHRIADVTYDAWQDAWAMTLGTNLLGAANACWAAVPHLRARGGGAIVNVSSRGAFRGEPGHPAYAASKAGLNALGQSLAQALAPHGISVGTVAPGFVETDMAKPYLEGESGAALREQSPLGRVARPEEVAYAVLFLASPEAAFATGTIVDVNGASYLRS
- a CDS encoding alpha/beta hydrolase, which produces MTLGITLVPLPTHRVALPTGELAFHDVSPPEPAATVVFVPGYTGSKEDFALLAAPVAEAGFRYVSLDQRGQFESVGPDDPAAYTVDALGAELVAFLAALGDGPHHVVAHSFGGLVARAAAIAAPEAFRSLVLMDSGPAGLSGPRVEGMRALEPLLDSHGMEHVFEAVLAGSRVRPHDELVAFLRRRWLASSVTGLRVMGNEVQTEPDRVEALRATGVPVYVMAGEHDDAWPPELQREMAERLGAPFALIPGAVHSPAAEQPAETMRVLLGWLS